The following are encoded in a window of Bacillus sp. SORGH_AS_0510 genomic DNA:
- a CDS encoding transglutaminaseTgpA domain-containing protein, whose product MKRDIPSFLLNLLGFILLWEWLRPVEKLTHTENIEIFIIFLLISFLLSYLNLKWIWQLLIKIFYILFSVNQLHYEEGFFQASWVKSFLGNITYNIGLLMNRQWNEITNEFRSLLFFVLLWLMVYLIQYWMLNRQRIFIFFFMTLVYITVLDTFTPYSAKAAIVRTVVAGFALMGMLTFSRVIRRENVTYDPSFIRKWMRPLVIMILVSVLVGIAAPKAAPIWPDPVPYLTANNEKDKKDNAGGIHRIGYGTDDSALGGPFIGDNNPVFQYEGNGKTYWKMETKDMYTGKGWLASGSTPIEFRQEDLVPVFSIPSAVETIKESVSVRAHVNYSYNYIMYPAGIKKVAKILPEDPNGNKFFVDTTNERISFFKNDNRPAVPQVFTLSYEKPKYKAADLLETTSFNPNDMNPEFYKKYTQVPETLPGRVKELAEDITKDKSNWFEKAKAVESYFGNTDFTYDQKNVAVPGAKDDYVDQFLFETKKGYCDNYSSSMAIMLRSIGIPTRWVKGFTGGDFLQYSDEASGEQVYAVTNNNAHSWVEVYFPNQGWVPFEPTKGFSNDIIINYEAVGNSANNPSATPAFAQKPQKEEIEEPKPTKDTESSFDFNKLWDTIASVFKNNWKTGLFLLVIIAFVVWILYRIRGKWVPYFVMLRFMFKRKDENIGVAYLVLLDQLERYGLKRKENQTLRHYARYIDSFFSTKEMTRLTVYYEQYMYHQNLPKGAWEESYKLWENLIKKTIA is encoded by the coding sequence ATGAAAAGGGATATTCCTTCTTTTTTGTTGAATTTGCTAGGATTCATCCTTCTGTGGGAATGGCTGCGACCAGTAGAGAAATTAACACATACGGAAAATATAGAAATATTTATTATCTTCTTGCTGATTTCTTTCCTGTTGTCCTATTTGAATCTGAAGTGGATTTGGCAGTTACTAATTAAAATTTTCTATATATTATTTTCTGTTAACCAATTGCATTATGAAGAGGGATTCTTCCAAGCTAGCTGGGTGAAGAGCTTTTTGGGCAATATTACTTATAATATCGGATTGCTCATGAACCGCCAATGGAATGAGATCACCAATGAATTTCGCTCGCTGTTGTTTTTTGTCTTGCTTTGGCTCATGGTCTACCTCATTCAGTACTGGATGTTAAACAGACAACGAATATTTATCTTTTTCTTTATGACACTTGTCTATATTACGGTGCTGGACACATTTACACCGTATAGCGCAAAAGCAGCAATTGTTCGCACGGTTGTGGCCGGTTTTGCTTTAATGGGAATGTTGACTTTTTCGCGAGTGATTCGTAGAGAAAATGTCACCTACGACCCATCATTTATTAGAAAATGGATGAGACCACTGGTCATTATGATTTTGGTGAGTGTGCTTGTTGGTATTGCCGCTCCTAAAGCTGCTCCCATATGGCCAGACCCTGTCCCATATCTGACAGCTAACAATGAGAAAGATAAAAAGGATAATGCTGGAGGTATTCACCGTATTGGATATGGTACAGATGATTCAGCATTAGGTGGTCCGTTTATCGGCGATAATAATCCGGTCTTCCAATATGAGGGAAATGGAAAAACCTATTGGAAGATGGAGACGAAGGATATGTATACGGGAAAAGGCTGGCTTGCATCAGGTTCAACACCCATTGAATTTCGCCAGGAGGATTTGGTCCCTGTTTTCTCAATTCCAAGCGCAGTAGAGACGATTAAGGAATCGGTTAGTGTAAGGGCACATGTCAATTATAGCTACAACTATATTATGTACCCGGCGGGAATTAAAAAGGTGGCAAAAATACTGCCAGAGGACCCGAATGGAAATAAATTCTTTGTTGATACAACCAATGAACGAATTAGCTTTTTCAAGAATGATAACCGTCCTGCGGTACCACAGGTTTTTACCTTATCGTATGAAAAACCTAAATATAAAGCGGCGGACCTTCTAGAAACAACTAGCTTTAATCCGAATGATATGAACCCTGAGTTTTATAAAAAATACACGCAAGTGCCTGAAACATTGCCTGGTCGAGTAAAAGAGTTAGCTGAAGATATTACAAAAGACAAATCTAATTGGTTTGAAAAGGCCAAAGCTGTAGAAAGCTACTTTGGGAATACGGACTTTACTTATGATCAAAAAAATGTCGCCGTTCCTGGTGCAAAAGATGATTACGTCGATCAGTTTTTGTTTGAAACAAAAAAGGGATACTGTGACAATTATTCTTCTTCCATGGCTATTATGCTTCGTAGTATTGGGATACCAACCCGTTGGGTAAAGGGATTTACAGGTGGGGATTTTCTTCAATATAGTGATGAAGCCTCCGGTGAACAGGTATACGCTGTGACCAATAATAATGCCCACTCATGGGTAGAGGTGTACTTTCCAAACCAAGGGTGGGTTCCATTTGAACCGACAAAGGGCTTTAGCAATGACATTATAATTAACTACGAAGCCGTAGGAAATTCGGCAAACAACCCAAGTGCTACTCCAGCATTTGCACAGAAACCGCAAAAGGAAGAAATAGAGGAGCCTAAGCCAACAAAGGATACGGAAAGCTCGTTTGACTTTAATAAGCTTTGGGACACTATCGCTTCTGTTTTTAAAAATAATTGGAAAACAGGATTATTCCTTTTGGTAATTATTGCATTCGTCGTCTGGATTCTCTACCGAATTCGAGGCAAGTGGGTTCCATACTTTGTTATGCTACGATTCATGTTTAAAAGGAAAGACGAGAACATAGGAGTAGCGTACTTGGTATTACTCGATCAACTGGAGCGTTATGGGTTAAAACGGAAGGAAAATCAAACATTAAGACACTACGCCCGCTATATCGATTCATTCTTTTCAACAAAGGAAATGACACGATTAACGGTGTATTACGAACAATATATGTATCATCAGAACCTTCCGAAGGGTGCCTGGGAAGAGTCGTATAAATTATGGGAAAATTTAATTAAAAAGACAATCGCTTGA
- a CDS encoding DUF58 domain-containing protein produces the protein MKKLWKPFKKVWRFILLLFLILLTFSYAMFQGGFVSWFLFYSFLPFSIYCIVISFYSLNELEITRILPKSDYNAGEPLIVRVMIKRRNSFPLFYLLVEDNLDDTLKFAEKLHSPKAFLFPGLRREFSYEYTINKLPRGEHFFHSFTLRIGDPLGLFEKEKTFRAEGRIVVYPAYTELIYRPFENQYDQGLTASRERVQRDTSMAVGVRDYQPGDRFSWINWKASAKRNVIMTKEFEQRQSHDVFVIMDCAPDQRFEPVVSFTASLLRAVLKKGAQTGLLTFSRERASFPIRGGEQHLQQLFYHLAKIEAKSLRSFEKVLEKEALFIQQTVSFMLVTAQLSKPLIEKASFLGQRKGSITVFLIKGQRESPTDEERSLIAIANARGIRIVLVHEGNFASVFSEVTR, from the coding sequence TGTGGAAACCATTTAAAAAGGTATGGAGATTCATCCTATTGCTATTCTTAATTCTCCTTACTTTCTCATATGCCATGTTTCAAGGAGGATTCGTTAGCTGGTTTTTATTCTATAGCTTTCTGCCGTTCTCCATTTACTGCATAGTGATATCCTTCTACTCTTTAAATGAACTGGAGATTACAAGGATTTTACCTAAGTCTGATTATAATGCTGGTGAGCCATTAATAGTGAGAGTAATGATCAAAAGGAGAAATTCATTCCCGCTCTTTTATTTACTTGTTGAAGACAATTTAGATGATACATTAAAATTTGCGGAAAAATTACATTCTCCTAAGGCATTCTTGTTCCCTGGATTGAGACGGGAATTCTCCTATGAATATACAATAAATAAATTACCGCGCGGGGAGCATTTCTTCCATTCCTTCACACTAAGGATAGGTGATCCGCTTGGCTTATTTGAAAAGGAAAAAACATTTCGTGCGGAAGGAAGAATTGTTGTTTATCCGGCCTACACCGAGCTTATCTATCGGCCATTTGAAAACCAGTATGATCAAGGATTAACCGCTTCACGTGAGCGGGTTCAACGGGATACTTCGATGGCGGTTGGTGTAAGAGACTATCAGCCGGGTGACCGTTTCTCGTGGATTAACTGGAAGGCTTCCGCCAAACGAAATGTGATTATGACAAAGGAATTTGAGCAGCGGCAGTCACATGATGTATTTGTCATCATGGATTGTGCGCCAGATCAACGATTTGAACCGGTTGTTTCCTTTACCGCCTCTCTTTTACGAGCTGTTCTAAAGAAAGGGGCACAGACAGGATTGTTAACCTTTAGTAGGGAAAGAGCTTCCTTTCCAATTAGAGGAGGAGAACAGCATCTTCAGCAGCTTTTTTATCATTTGGCAAAAATTGAGGCAAAAAGTCTGCGCTCGTTTGAAAAGGTGTTGGAAAAGGAAGCTCTTTTCATTCAACAGACCGTGTCCTTTATGCTTGTAACGGCTCAATTATCAAAACCACTGATTGAAAAGGCAAGCTTTCTTGGCCAAAGAAAGGGCTCTATTACGGTCTTTCTCATCAAGGGACAAAGAGAGTCTCCGACAGATGAAGAACGCTCACTGATTGCCATCGCGAATGCACGTGGAATACGGATTGTCCTTGTTCACGAAGGAAATTTCGCATCAGTGTTTTCGGAGGTGACACGGTAA